In the genome of Xanthobacteraceae bacterium, one region contains:
- a CDS encoding zinc-finger domain-containing protein: protein MADQVVPHFHNDAGIPVIEIGAHEFKCVGARPPYDHPHVYLDMGSEHEIICPYCSTLYRYNPKLAAGTSNPPECVYRAPAAA, encoded by the coding sequence ATGGCCGACCAGGTCGTTCCCCACTTCCACAACGATGCCGGAATTCCCGTGATCGAAATCGGTGCGCACGAGTTCAAGTGCGTCGGCGCGCGCCCGCCCTACGATCACCCGCACGTCTATCTCGACATGGGTTCGGAACACGAGATCATCTGCCCGTACTGCTCGACGCTCTACCGCTATAATCCGAAGCTCGCGGCGGGCACGTCCAACCCGCCGGAATGCGTCTATCGCGCGCCAGCCGCAGCGTAA